The proteins below come from a single Rosa rugosa chromosome 2, drRosRugo1.1, whole genome shotgun sequence genomic window:
- the LOC133734161 gene encoding aspartic proteinase A1-like isoform X1: MSHRLHVYGKGLELSASRYKYLSTPPPTTVIWQKALALSLSPNYNMEAKLKSVTATLFLCFLLFPLVFSASNDGLLRVGLKKRKFDQNNRVAANLQSKNGDAVRAVIRKYNLRGTLGDDQDIDIVSLKNYMDAQYFGEIGIGTPPQKFTVIFDTGSSNLWVPSSKCYFSIACYLHPKYKSSSSTTYSKNGKPAAIQYGTGAISGFFSEDHVTVGDLVVKDQEFIEATKEPGITFLVAKFDGILGLGFQEISVGNAVPVWYNMVKQGLLKEPVFSFWFNRNADEEVGGEIVFGGVDPDHYVGEHTYVPVTQKGYWQFDMGDVLIDGQTTGFCAGGCSAIADSGTSLLVGPTTIITELNHAIGATGIVSQECKTVVAEYGDTIIKMILAKDQPQKICSQIGLCTFDGTRGVSVGIKSVVDEDNHKSSAGLSDAMCSACEMTVVWMQNQIKQNQTQDRILDYVNQLCDRLPSPMGESAVDCAGLSSMPNVSFTIGGKQFDLAPEQYVLKVGEGEVAQCISGFTALDVPPPRGPLWILGDVFMGQFHTVFDYGNERIGFAEAA, translated from the exons ATGAGTCATCGCTTACACGTGTACGGCAAAGGCCTGGAGTTGTCCGCTTCGAGATACAAGTATCTTTCCACCCCACCCCCCACAACAGTTATCTGGCAAAAAGctctggctctctctctctctcccaact ATAACATGGAAGCCAAGCTTAAGTCTGTTACAGCGACGCTGTTTCTTTGTTTCCTCCTGTTTCCCTTGGTTTTTTCTGCATCCAATGATGGATTGCTCCGGGTTGGACTGAAAAAGAGGAAGTTTGATCAGAATAACCGGGTTGCTGCTAACCTTCAATCCAAGAATGGAGATGCTGTGAGAGCTGTTATCCGGAAATATAATCTTCGTGGAACTCTGGGAGATGATCAGGACATTGATATTGTAtctctcaagaattacatggaCGCTCAGTACTTTGGGGAGATTGGTATTGGTACTCCCCCTCAGAAGTTCACTGTGATCTTTGACACTGGTAGCTCGAATTTGTGGGTGCCTTCTTCCAAGTGTTATTTCTCG ATTGCATGCTATCTACATCCAAAGTACAAGTCGAGCAGTTCAACCACCTACAGCAAAAATG GTAAACCTGCAGCAATCCAATATGGAACTGGTGCAATCTCTGGCTTCTTCAGTGAAGACCATGTTACAGTTGGTGACCTCGTGGTGAAAGATCAG GAATTTATTGAGGCAACCAAGGAGCCCGGCATCACATTCTTGGTAGCCAAATTTGATGGAATACTTGGCCTTGGATTTCAAGAAATTTCAGTTGGAAATGCTGTTCCTGTGTG GTATAACATGGTCAAGCAGGGTCTTCTTAAGGAACCTGTTTTCTCATTCTGGTTTAACCGCAATGCTGACGAAGAAGTAGGAGGTGAAATTGTTTTTGGTGGAGTGGATCCTGATCATTATGTCGGAGAGCACACATATGTTCCTGTTACACAGAAAGGCTATTGGCAG TTTGACATGGGTGATGTTTTGATTGATGGTCAAACAACTG GATTTTGTGCCGGAGGCTGTTCAGCGATTGCTGATTCTGGAACATCTCTGTTGGTTGGCCCAACG ACAATTATTACTGAACTCAACCATGCCATTGGAGCCACCGGGATTGTAAGTCAAGAATGCAAGACTGTAGTTGCAGAATATGGAGATACCATAATTAAGATGATTTTGGCAAAG GACCAACCACAGAAAATCTGCTCTCAGATTGGGTTATGCACATTTGATGGGACTCGCGGTGTAAG TGTTGGAATCAAGAGTGTTGTGGACGAGGACAATCACAAGTCATCTGCTGGCTTATCTGATGCAATGTGTTCTGCTTGTGAGATGACTGTTGTATGGATGCAAAATCAGATCAAGCAGAATCAAACACAGGATCGCATACTTGACTATGTGAATCAG CTCTGTGATCGGCTGCCTAGCCCAATGGGAGAATCTGCTGTTGATTGTGCCGGTTTGTCTTCCATGCCTAATGTGTCCTTCACAATTGGTGGAAAACAATTTGATCTAGCCCCTGAGCAG TACGTGCTCAAAGTAGGCGAGGGAGAGGTAGCACAATGCATCAGTGGATTTACTGCTTTGGATGTCCCACCTCCTCGTGGACCACTCTG GATTCTGGGAGATGTGTTCATGGGTCAGTTCCACACTGTGTTTGACTACGGCAATGAGAGAATTGGATTTGCAGAAGCTGCATAG
- the LOC133734161 gene encoding aspartic proteinase A1-like isoform X2 — protein MEAKLKSVTATLFLCFLLFPLVFSASNDGLLRVGLKKRKFDQNNRVAANLQSKNGDAVRAVIRKYNLRGTLGDDQDIDIVSLKNYMDAQYFGEIGIGTPPQKFTVIFDTGSSNLWVPSSKCYFSIACYLHPKYKSSSSTTYSKNGKPAAIQYGTGAISGFFSEDHVTVGDLVVKDQEFIEATKEPGITFLVAKFDGILGLGFQEISVGNAVPVWYNMVKQGLLKEPVFSFWFNRNADEEVGGEIVFGGVDPDHYVGEHTYVPVTQKGYWQFDMGDVLIDGQTTGFCAGGCSAIADSGTSLLVGPTTIITELNHAIGATGIVSQECKTVVAEYGDTIIKMILAKDQPQKICSQIGLCTFDGTRGVSVGIKSVVDEDNHKSSAGLSDAMCSACEMTVVWMQNQIKQNQTQDRILDYVNQLCDRLPSPMGESAVDCAGLSSMPNVSFTIGGKQFDLAPEQYVLKVGEGEVAQCISGFTALDVPPPRGPLWILGDVFMGQFHTVFDYGNERIGFAEAA, from the exons ATGGAAGCCAAGCTTAAGTCTGTTACAGCGACGCTGTTTCTTTGTTTCCTCCTGTTTCCCTTGGTTTTTTCTGCATCCAATGATGGATTGCTCCGGGTTGGACTGAAAAAGAGGAAGTTTGATCAGAATAACCGGGTTGCTGCTAACCTTCAATCCAAGAATGGAGATGCTGTGAGAGCTGTTATCCGGAAATATAATCTTCGTGGAACTCTGGGAGATGATCAGGACATTGATATTGTAtctctcaagaattacatggaCGCTCAGTACTTTGGGGAGATTGGTATTGGTACTCCCCCTCAGAAGTTCACTGTGATCTTTGACACTGGTAGCTCGAATTTGTGGGTGCCTTCTTCCAAGTGTTATTTCTCG ATTGCATGCTATCTACATCCAAAGTACAAGTCGAGCAGTTCAACCACCTACAGCAAAAATG GTAAACCTGCAGCAATCCAATATGGAACTGGTGCAATCTCTGGCTTCTTCAGTGAAGACCATGTTACAGTTGGTGACCTCGTGGTGAAAGATCAG GAATTTATTGAGGCAACCAAGGAGCCCGGCATCACATTCTTGGTAGCCAAATTTGATGGAATACTTGGCCTTGGATTTCAAGAAATTTCAGTTGGAAATGCTGTTCCTGTGTG GTATAACATGGTCAAGCAGGGTCTTCTTAAGGAACCTGTTTTCTCATTCTGGTTTAACCGCAATGCTGACGAAGAAGTAGGAGGTGAAATTGTTTTTGGTGGAGTGGATCCTGATCATTATGTCGGAGAGCACACATATGTTCCTGTTACACAGAAAGGCTATTGGCAG TTTGACATGGGTGATGTTTTGATTGATGGTCAAACAACTG GATTTTGTGCCGGAGGCTGTTCAGCGATTGCTGATTCTGGAACATCTCTGTTGGTTGGCCCAACG ACAATTATTACTGAACTCAACCATGCCATTGGAGCCACCGGGATTGTAAGTCAAGAATGCAAGACTGTAGTTGCAGAATATGGAGATACCATAATTAAGATGATTTTGGCAAAG GACCAACCACAGAAAATCTGCTCTCAGATTGGGTTATGCACATTTGATGGGACTCGCGGTGTAAG TGTTGGAATCAAGAGTGTTGTGGACGAGGACAATCACAAGTCATCTGCTGGCTTATCTGATGCAATGTGTTCTGCTTGTGAGATGACTGTTGTATGGATGCAAAATCAGATCAAGCAGAATCAAACACAGGATCGCATACTTGACTATGTGAATCAG CTCTGTGATCGGCTGCCTAGCCCAATGGGAGAATCTGCTGTTGATTGTGCCGGTTTGTCTTCCATGCCTAATGTGTCCTTCACAATTGGTGGAAAACAATTTGATCTAGCCCCTGAGCAG TACGTGCTCAAAGTAGGCGAGGGAGAGGTAGCACAATGCATCAGTGGATTTACTGCTTTGGATGTCCCACCTCCTCGTGGACCACTCTG GATTCTGGGAGATGTGTTCATGGGTCAGTTCCACACTGTGTTTGACTACGGCAATGAGAGAATTGGATTTGCAGAAGCTGCATAG
- the LOC133732491 gene encoding probable WRKY transcription factor 31, producing the protein MDPAASDHSIHSSRIEHVLSPATADGKRVVHDELDFFADHHKGCLKETDQTLEVKEDMAHENHLDTGLNLLTTYTSTSDKSSTDDGSTSHSMEDHKQTISELEVVQAELGRMNVENQRLRVMITQANNNYKSLQVHLVEFMQRQQNQSVQQHKMVINGSAPEEKQKMNNIVPRQFMDMGRAANITHHEKNELVSHSSLDMVRSNNDCSLSPPIVESMDHCKSTVHRGSKRTSAGAEDSPERQEFQAGSPGWVPKKIPKLNSGDADVDHQASEETMSMIKKARVSVRARSEASMISDGCQWRKYGQKMAKGNPCPRAYYRCTMGTGCPVRKQVQRCAEDKTILITTYEGQHNHPLPPTAMAMASTTSAAASMLLSGSMPSADHHPHHALINSSSNTFLQRTAIHHPQLPNCPPSFATLSASAPFPTVTLDLTRSPATSSETMALNQLPNFSQNMPLPHDLGQALCNNESKLSLLDGFRGLDATTNHSILADKVSAATAAITADPNFTAALVAAITSIIGNNVHSNNNTNSSNITTRNSSDDNT; encoded by the exons ATGGACCCAGCTGCTAGTGACCATTCGATTCATAGCTCCAGAATTGAGCATGTGTTGTCTCCGGCGACTGCGGATGGGAAGCGGGTGGTTCATGATGAACTGGACTTCTTTGCTGATCATCACAAGGGTTGTCTGAAAGAAACAGATCAAACCCTTGAAGTTAAAGAAGACATGGCTCATGAAAACCATCTAGAT ACTGGTTTAAATCTTCTAACCACATATACGAGTACCAGCGATAAATCATCTACGGATGATGGATCAACATCCCATAGCATGGAAGATCACAAACAAACAATAAGTGAG CTAGAAGTTGTTCAAGCTGAATTGGGGCGTATGAACGTAGAGAATCAACGGTTGAGAGTTATGATTACTCAGGCGAACAACAATTACAAGAGCTTGCAAGTGCATCTCGTGGAATTCATGCAACGCCAGCAAAATCAATCAGTACAACAACACAAG ATGGTCATAAATGGATCAGCACCAGAAGAGAAGCAGAAAATGAACAATATTGTTCCTAGACAATTTATGGATATGGGCAGGGCTGCAAATATCACTCATCATGAGAAAAATGAGCTTGTTTCACACTCTTCATTGGATATGGTTAGATCTAATAACGATTGTTCTCTTTCTCCTCCCATCGTTGAGTCAATGGATCACTGCAAGAGTACAGTTCATAGGGGCAGTAAAAGAACTTCTGCGGGTGCTGAAGATAGCCCGGAACGACAAGAATTTCAAGCTGGGAGTCCTGGTTGGGTTCCTAAGAAAATTCCCAAGTTGAATTCCGGAGACGCTGACGTTGATCATCAGGCCTCTGAAGAAACCATGTCCATGATTAAGAAAGCTCGTGTTTCTGTTCGAGCACGATCTGAAGCTTCCATG ATATCTGATGGATGCCAATGGAGAAAGTATGGTCAGAAAATGGCTAAAGGGAACCCTTGCCCTAGGGCTTATTATCGTTGTACCATGGGAACTGGTTGCCCAGTTCGAAAACAG GTACAAAGATGTGCAGAAGACAAAACCATACTCATAACTACTTACGAAGGGCAACACAACCACCCGCTCCCACCTACTGCAATGGCTATGGCATCTACTACATCAGCAGCAGCATCAATGCTACTCTCCGGCTCAATGCCCAGTGCTGATCATCATCCTCACCATGCCCTAATAAACTCATCATCAAACACTTTCTTACAGAGAACAGCTATTCATCATCCACAGCTACCAAATTGCCCACCAAGCTTTGCAACTCTTTCAGCTTCAGCTCCGTTTCCCACGGTTACATTGGACCTCACTCGCTCTCCAGCTACTTCATCAGAGACTATGGCACTGAACCAATTACCAAATTTTTCTCAAAACATGCCTCTGCCACATGATTTAGGCCAAGCCCTTTGCAACAACGAATCAAAACTTTCCCTTCTCGATGGCTTTCGGGGATTGGACGCTACTACAAATCACTCAATCCTGGCTGACAAAGTGAGTGCAGCTACGGCAGCCATCACAGCTGATCCTAATTTCACAGCAGCTCTAGTGGCAGCCATCACCTCTATCATTGGGAATAATGTTCATTCAAACAACAATACCAACAGTTCCAACATTACTACAAGAAACAGCAGTGATGACAATACATGA